In a single window of the Terrirubrum flagellatum genome:
- a CDS encoding glycosyltransferase has protein sequence MSRNLLYVVTEDWFFRSHFVPMAEAARAAGFKIWIACRWGEARADLESRGFRLLPLDGDRKKVSLGSALAEFAAIRRAIRDHDMDIVHFIALRPILIGFALALTEWRHRSVYALTGRGWLGISPKWPARLLRAALKATIPLLFAGRRSWFLFENRDDPAFFGLDLTRNANISILGGAGVDAGQWKPLPLPPLDRLRCAFVGRMLRSKGVEDAVEAIRIARAAGVPVELSLFGDPDPQNPASLTRAQLESWTGADGAAWRGRTRDIAGVWTSHHLCLQPSLAAEGLPRSMLEAAASGRGFITTDTPGCREFVRNGVEGRVVAPERPDEIAAAIAQVWSDPSQLETWGENARRRVLDGFTVEAVTSDVLLAYNSLLR, from the coding sequence GTGAGCCGAAACCTCCTCTATGTCGTTACGGAAGACTGGTTCTTCCGCTCGCATTTCGTCCCCATGGCGGAGGCCGCGCGCGCGGCCGGATTCAAGATCTGGATCGCCTGCCGCTGGGGCGAGGCGCGCGCCGACCTCGAATCCCGGGGCTTTCGGCTTCTCCCGCTCGACGGCGACAGGAAGAAGGTGTCGCTCGGATCGGCGCTGGCCGAATTCGCCGCGATCCGGCGCGCGATCCGCGACCACGACATGGACATCGTCCATTTCATCGCGCTTCGGCCGATTCTGATCGGCTTTGCGCTGGCGCTTACGGAATGGCGGCATCGTTCCGTCTATGCGCTCACCGGGCGCGGCTGGTTGGGGATTTCTCCGAAATGGCCGGCGCGCCTGCTGCGCGCGGCGCTCAAAGCGACAATTCCGCTGCTGTTCGCCGGCCGCCGAAGCTGGTTCCTGTTCGAGAATCGCGACGACCCCGCTTTTTTCGGGCTTGATCTCACGCGAAACGCCAACATCTCGATCCTCGGCGGCGCCGGCGTCGACGCCGGGCAGTGGAAGCCCCTCCCCCTGCCTCCGCTGGATCGTCTGCGCTGCGCCTTCGTCGGCCGCATGCTGCGCTCGAAGGGCGTCGAGGACGCGGTCGAGGCTATCAGGATCGCGCGGGCGGCCGGAGTCCCGGTCGAATTGTCGCTGTTCGGCGACCCCGACCCGCAGAATCCTGCGAGCCTCACCCGCGCGCAGCTCGAAAGCTGGACCGGCGCCGACGGCGCGGCCTGGCGCGGGCGGACGCGGGACATCGCCGGCGTATGGACTTCCCATCACCTTTGTCTGCAACCGTCCCTTGCGGCGGAAGGACTGCCCCGATCGATGCTGGAGGCCGCGGCGTCAGGGCGCGGCTTCATCACCACGGACACGCCGGGTTGCCGCGAATTCGTCCGAAATGGCGTCGAAGGACGGGTCGTCGCGCCGGAACGGCCTGACGAGATCGCCGCGGCGATCGCGCAGGTCTGGAGCGATCCTTCGCAACTGGAAACATGGGGCGAGAATGCGCGCCGGCGCGTGCTCGACGGCTTCACCGTCGAAGCCGTGACTTCCGACGTGCTGTTGGCCTACAACAGCTTATTGCGATAG
- a CDS encoding polysaccharide biosynthesis protein yields MPRLRKYSVLIALHDFVASLVAFVAAFAARLGTTDFLRSSDDLIYSGLTFAVICVIVYQIIGLSSAYWRYTSIADVRLIVVATAVSILIWTTLTFTITRLESTPRSLPFILFLAEVAALTGPRICYRMLRDYRDRRKSRSANRRVTRLLLVGGPSDVFKVINWAAAYPHQLEVIGILGDKQRHVGLSIQGIRILGVIRDLSSVLDKLQREDRFPDSALICASLQRLNSDEQDILATVTGLRGVRLHKEFRPDQILGQTIGSLPPLARLLGRAETGAMPAATQEKLVGGKKILITGAGGTIGAEVARYVAAATPARLGLLDVSEFNLYQIRRELQDEFPDLDIDPILCNIRDQDIVRSVIRDFAPDIVIHAAALKHVDMVEETPREGVLTNIIGTINVAEATAESGAAIFVQVSTDKAVDPSSVMGLTKRLCELYVSSLDSRRLENGETGTRFMSVRFGNVIGSSGSVVPLFRQQIERGGPVTVTHPDMDRYFMTVREAAGLIFQAAHDGIQNDRRRGRVFVLEMGKPVKIVDLAKQLIASLELSPDQKIDIVFTGLRPGEKLSEKLFCDDETCFHTAHPGVLYAEPRSAAPEFSPEAIRQLREAAYANDRPALIKLLRDLATSSGVVMTDPESLELSALAERKTPESTADNVLPLKLKRPR; encoded by the coding sequence ATGCCACGCCTGCGGAAATATTCAGTCCTGATCGCGCTGCATGATTTCGTCGCGTCGCTCGTCGCGTTCGTGGCGGCATTCGCGGCGCGGCTGGGAACGACCGATTTCCTGCGCAGTTCCGACGACCTGATCTATTCGGGCCTCACTTTCGCGGTCATCTGCGTCATCGTCTATCAGATCATCGGGCTGTCTTCGGCCTACTGGCGCTACACCTCGATCGCCGACGTTCGCCTCATCGTCGTCGCCACGGCCGTCTCGATTCTGATCTGGACCACGCTCACCTTCACCATCACGCGACTCGAATCGACGCCGCGCTCCCTGCCCTTCATCCTGTTCCTTGCAGAAGTCGCCGCGCTCACCGGGCCGCGCATCTGTTACCGCATGCTTCGCGACTATCGGGACCGGCGCAAATCAAGGAGCGCCAATCGCCGCGTGACGCGCCTGCTGCTCGTCGGCGGGCCGAGCGACGTTTTCAAGGTGATCAACTGGGCGGCCGCCTATCCGCATCAGCTCGAAGTGATCGGCATTCTCGGCGACAAGCAGCGCCATGTCGGGCTTTCGATCCAGGGCATTCGCATTCTTGGCGTCATCCGCGACCTTTCATCGGTGCTGGACAAGCTTCAGCGGGAAGATCGCTTTCCCGACAGCGCGCTGATCTGCGCCTCGCTGCAACGGCTCAATTCCGACGAGCAGGACATTCTCGCGACGGTGACCGGTTTGCGCGGCGTGCGCCTGCATAAAGAGTTCCGCCCCGACCAGATTCTCGGTCAGACGATCGGCTCGCTGCCGCCGCTTGCGCGACTGCTCGGCCGCGCCGAGACCGGCGCGATGCCGGCCGCGACGCAGGAAAAGCTCGTCGGCGGCAAGAAGATCCTGATCACCGGCGCCGGCGGCACGATCGGCGCCGAGGTCGCGCGCTATGTCGCGGCGGCGACGCCAGCGCGGCTCGGCCTTCTCGATGTCAGCGAATTCAATCTCTATCAGATCAGGCGCGAGCTGCAGGACGAGTTCCCCGATCTCGATATCGACCCGATCCTCTGCAACATCCGCGATCAGGATATCGTGCGCAGCGTGATCCGCGATTTCGCGCCCGACATCGTCATCCACGCCGCGGCGCTGAAGCATGTCGACATGGTCGAGGAGACGCCGCGCGAGGGCGTGCTCACCAACATCATCGGCACGATCAATGTGGCGGAGGCGACCGCGGAATCGGGCGCAGCGATCTTCGTGCAGGTGTCGACCGACAAGGCGGTGGACCCATCGAGCGTGATGGGCCTCACGAAGCGCCTGTGCGAGCTTTATGTCTCCTCGCTCGACAGCCGGCGGCTCGAAAACGGCGAGACCGGCACACGCTTCATGTCGGTGCGCTTCGGGAACGTCATCGGTTCATCAGGTTCGGTGGTGCCGCTGTTCCGACAGCAGATCGAGCGCGGCGGCCCTGTCACCGTGACGCATCCTGATATGGACCGCTATTTCATGACCGTCCGCGAGGCGGCCGGCCTGATCTTCCAGGCCGCGCATGACGGCATCCAGAATGATCGCCGCCGCGGCCGCGTGTTCGTTCTCGAGATGGGCAAGCCGGTGAAGATCGTCGATCTCGCCAAGCAGCTCATCGCATCGCTCGAACTGTCGCCGGACCAGAAGATCGACATTGTTTTCACCGGCCTGAGACCCGGCGAGAAGTTGAGCGAGAAGCTGTTCTGCGACGATGAAACCTGCTTCCACACCGCCCACCCCGGCGTGCTCTACGCCGAGCCGCGCAGCGCCGCGCCGGAATTCTCCCCCGAAGCGATCAGGCAGTTGCGCGAGGCGGCCTACGCCAATGATCGACCGGCTCTCATCAAGCTGCTGCGCGATCTCGCGACGAGCAGCGGCGTGGTGATGACCGATCCGGAATCGCTTGAACTGTCGGCGCTCGCAGAGCGGAAGACGCCGGAATCGACGGCCGACAACGTGCTGCCGCTGAAACTGAAGCGCCCGCGCTGA
- a CDS encoding O-antigen ligase family protein, with translation MDRTYLSPGRRDALIVACDHAARAAILYGLPLATAFANKAALPAVCVAAIFCVISQSLRNGSLISGLFALRPRYSPEFAIVALFVAYAVLSLTWTLNIRESAFALGETLIAVIASAIVTKGLAEYPREALVRHLCLSLIICSALVAFELTFNMPLRRMIGSRVELLQYNRAVEAMSLMAPYLISRLFDRSERRFVWLAVAVLAATALKSQTGSGMSAIFAGIVVMLLARMNLTVVRRCGLVCTLLALAAAPFVGEFLHQYMPVRLEKMLASVHAPERIEIWRIYGHSLRHAPLFGTGFGSSASVTSSNLVADAPEDIRALVAMHPHDIFLQIWTEMGAIGALLMAALIWRVYRIIGEQPREQQISSLTFMASSGALALVAHGAWQGWLIASIGAGVAILSLMSRSRAA, from the coding sequence ATGGACCGCACCTATCTGTCTCCGGGGAGACGCGACGCGCTGATTGTCGCATGCGATCATGCCGCGCGTGCCGCGATCCTCTACGGCCTGCCGCTCGCCACCGCCTTCGCCAACAAGGCAGCCCTGCCTGCGGTTTGCGTCGCCGCCATTTTCTGCGTGATCAGCCAGTCACTGCGAAACGGCTCCTTGATCTCGGGCCTTTTCGCGCTGCGGCCGCGCTACTCTCCTGAATTCGCGATCGTCGCCCTTTTTGTGGCGTACGCGGTGCTGTCGCTGACATGGACGTTGAATATACGGGAATCGGCTTTTGCTCTGGGCGAGACCCTCATTGCCGTGATCGCAAGCGCAATCGTTACGAAAGGCCTCGCCGAATATCCGCGCGAAGCCCTTGTCCGCCATCTCTGCCTGTCGCTGATCATCTGCTCCGCGCTGGTCGCGTTCGAGCTGACATTCAACATGCCGCTGCGCCGGATGATCGGCTCGCGTGTTGAGTTGCTGCAATATAATCGCGCCGTTGAAGCGATGTCGCTGATGGCGCCATATCTGATCTCGCGGCTGTTCGATCGCAGCGAGCGACGATTCGTATGGCTGGCGGTCGCAGTGCTCGCCGCGACTGCTCTGAAATCGCAAACCGGCTCCGGCATGAGCGCGATATTCGCTGGTATTGTGGTGATGTTGCTTGCGCGCATGAACCTGACCGTCGTGCGCCGATGCGGCCTCGTCTGCACCCTGCTCGCGCTGGCGGCCGCGCCTTTCGTCGGCGAATTCCTCCATCAGTATATGCCCGTGCGCCTGGAAAAGATGCTGGCGAGCGTGCATGCGCCCGAGCGCATCGAAATCTGGCGCATCTACGGACACTCGCTGCGTCACGCGCCGCTCTTCGGAACTGGATTCGGCTCCTCGGCCTCGGTGACGTCATCGAATCTCGTCGCCGACGCGCCGGAGGACATCCGCGCGCTGGTCGCGATGCATCCCCACGACATATTCCTGCAGATATGGACCGAGATGGGCGCGATCGGGGCGCTGCTGATGGCGGCGCTGATCTGGCGCGTCTATCGCATCATCGGCGAGCAGCCGCGCGAGCAGCAGATATCATCACTGACTTTCATGGCCTCGTCGGGCGCGCTCGCGCTCGTCGCCCATGGCGCATGGCAAGGCTGGCTCATCGCGTCGATAGGCGCGGGCGTCGCGATTCTCTCGCTGATGTCGCGCTCGCGCGCAGCGTGA